In Lewinellaceae bacterium, a single window of DNA contains:
- a CDS encoding DNA-directed RNA polymerase subunit omega, whose amino-acid sequence MSDIKTQVQGLDPNVRARDVHSLAGKTSNIYEVLCIITKRSKQLSVDLKQELHQKLEEFAVSSDTIEEVSENKEQIEISKFYERLPNPVIIAMEEFVKDEIYYRYNKKRQREEEEEGFQD is encoded by the coding sequence ATGTCGGATATCAAAACTCAAGTGCAAGGGCTGGATCCTAATGTCCGGGCACGCGACGTTCACTCCCTGGCCGGAAAGACCAGCAATATTTACGAGGTGTTGTGCATCATCACCAAGCGTTCCAAGCAACTGTCCGTAGATCTCAAGCAGGAACTGCACCAGAAGCTGGAAGAGTTTGCTGTTTCCTCCGACACCATCGAAGAGGTGAGTGAGAACAAGGAGCAGATCGAAATATCGAAATTCTACGAGCGCCTTCCCAACCCGGTGATCATAGCCATGGAGGAGTTTGTCAAGGATGAAATTTATTACCGCTACAACAAGAAAAGGCAGAGAGAGGAGGAGGAAGAAGGATTCCAGGATTGA
- the coaBC gene encoding bifunctional phosphopantothenoylcysteine decarboxylase/phosphopantothenate--cysteine ligase CoaBC, whose amino-acid sequence MANLTGKKILLGVTGSIAAYKAAFLVRQFIRAGAEVQVLMTKSGADFISPLTLSTLSKRPVYTDISSEASWNSHVEMGLWADVMVVAPLTAASLAKMAAGMSDNIITATYLSARCPVFFAPAMDLDMWRHPATQENVRRLQEFGNHLIPVGHGELASGLVGEGRMAEPEEIVAFLHHFWQNELGLAGKKILITAGPTYEAIDPVRFIGNRSSGKMGVALADAAARRGAEVTLVLGPSRLAPRESKVQVIPVQTAEEMLQAAEQAFQQADIGILAAAVADYRPREAAVQKIKKTGDTLRLELVKNPDIAAILGGKKEPAQLLVGFALETENELDNAQSKLAKKNFDLIVLNSLQDKGAGFNYDTNKIAIIGKGNKIRKFELKPKTAVAEDILDEVEKLLKGKIYPAEGRG is encoded by the coding sequence ATGGCAAACCTGACGGGTAAAAAAATCCTGCTTGGCGTTACCGGCAGCATAGCCGCGTATAAAGCCGCTTTCCTGGTGCGCCAATTCATCCGGGCCGGGGCGGAAGTGCAGGTGTTGATGACCAAATCAGGCGCCGATTTTATCAGCCCGCTCACCTTGTCCACCCTTTCCAAAAGGCCGGTTTATACCGATATCAGCTCGGAAGCCAGTTGGAACAGCCATGTCGAAATGGGCCTTTGGGCCGACGTCATGGTCGTCGCGCCGCTGACGGCGGCTTCGCTGGCAAAAATGGCGGCGGGCATGAGCGACAACATCATCACGGCCACCTACCTTTCGGCACGGTGCCCGGTTTTCTTTGCTCCGGCAATGGACCTGGATATGTGGCGCCACCCCGCCACTCAGGAAAATGTGAGGAGGCTGCAGGAATTCGGCAACCACCTCATTCCGGTTGGCCATGGCGAACTGGCCAGCGGATTGGTCGGGGAAGGCCGGATGGCGGAACCCGAAGAGATCGTTGCTTTCCTCCACCACTTCTGGCAAAACGAGCTGGGCCTTGCCGGAAAAAAAATCCTGATCACCGCCGGCCCTACCTACGAGGCCATCGACCCGGTGCGCTTCATTGGCAACCGTTCGAGCGGAAAGATGGGCGTGGCCCTGGCCGATGCGGCCGCCCGCCGCGGTGCCGAGGTGACGCTGGTACTGGGCCCTTCCCGCCTGGCCCCCCGGGAAAGCAAAGTGCAGGTTATTCCGGTGCAAACCGCTGAGGAAATGCTCCAAGCCGCCGAACAGGCTTTTCAGCAGGCCGATATCGGCATTCTGGCGGCAGCAGTGGCGGACTACCGGCCCCGGGAGGCCGCTGTGCAGAAAATCAAAAAAACCGGAGACACCCTTCGATTGGAGCTGGTGAAAAACCCGGATATCGCCGCTATCCTGGGCGGCAAAAAAGAGCCGGCCCAGTTGCTGGTGGGCTTCGCCCTGGAAACGGAAAATGAACTGGACAACGCCCAAAGCAAACTGGCAAAGAAAAATTTCGACCTCATCGTCCTCAACTCGCTTCAGGATAAAGGCGCCGGCTTCAACTACGATACGAATAAGATCGCGATCATTGGCAAAGGCAATAAGATTCGTAAATTTGAGTTAAAACCTAAAACGGCGGTGGCGGAGGATATTCTCGATGAGGTGGAGAAGCTGTTGAAAGGCAAAATTTACCCGGCCGAAGGACGGGGATGA